CGTGTTCAGGTCGAACATCCTGTAACAGAATTTGTGACTGGTATTGATATCGTTAAAGAACAGATTAAAATTGCTGCTGGTCAAGAATTGACTTATCAACAAAAAGATATTGTTATTTCAGGGCATGCTATTGAATGTCGGATTAATGCAGAAAATCCTAAATTTAATTTCGCACCTAGCCCAGGTAAAGTTGAAGATCTCTTTTTACCAAGTGGTGGCGTTGGTTTACGTGTTGATAGTGCTATGTACAATAACTATACTATTCCGCCTTATTATGACAGTATGATTGCCAAAATCATCGTTCATGGAGAAAACCGCTTTGATGCTTTAATGAAAATGCAGCGTGCTCTGTATGAATTTGAAGTAACTGGTGTGGTTACGAATGCAGAGTTTCAACTGGACTTAATTTCTAATCCAAATGTTATTGCTGGTGATTATGATACTTCTTTTTTGATGGAAACTTTTTTACCCGCTTATGCTAATGATAAAGAATAGGTGTTGATATGGCTTTATTTGAAAGAAAAAACAAGTATATTCGCATAAATCCTCAACGCTCGATGAAAAAGACAAAGGAGCGGGAGACTCCTGAAGTTCCGGATGAATTATTTGCTAAATGTCCTGCTTGTAAACACATGATCTATCAAAAAGATTTGGGTCTAGAAAAAATTTGCCCTAAATGTTTTTATAATTTTCGTATTTCAGCTAAAGAACGATTAGCTATTACAGTTGATGGAGACTCTTTTCAAGAAATGTTTACAGGCATTAAAAGCAAGGATCCGCTTAATTTTCCTGCTTATCAGGAAAAGTTAGCAGCAACTCAAGCTAAAACAGGACTTGATGAAGCTGTTGTAACAGGAACTGCTGAGTTTACAGGACAAAAAGCAGCGCTGGCTATTATGGATTCCAATTTTATCATGGCTTCAATGGGGACTGTTGTTGGTGAAAAAATTACGCGCCTTTTTGAGTATGCCAGAGAAGAACGATTACCTGTTGTCATTTTCACGGCTTCAGGAGGAGCTCGTATGCAAGAAGGTATCATGAGCTTGATGCAGATGGCTAAAATTTCTGCTGCTGTAAAGCGACATTCTAATGCTGGACTTTTTTATCTCACCGTATTGACCGACCCTACAACGGGTGGTGTCACAGCGAGTTTTGCTATGGAGGGCGATATTATTTTAGCAGAACCTCAGACCTTAATTGGCTTCGCTGGACGCCGTGTCATTGAGACAACTGTTCGTGAAACCTTGCCCGAAGGATTTCAAAAGGCAGAATTTCTTTTGGAACATGGTTTTGTTGATGCCATTGTTAAAAGAACAGAATTAAAGAAAACAATTGCTAAGCTGCTCGCATTTCATGGAGGTAGCAAATGAGTGATGTATCAAGAATACTCAAGGAAGCTCGTAGTCAATCGCGTTTGACAACTTTGGATTATGCAGAGCAAATTTTTGATGATTTTATGGAACTACATGGAGATCGTCATTTTGCAGATGATGGCGCTATTGTTGGAGGTATTGGCCTTTTGGATGGTCAAGCAGTAACCGTCATTGGCGTTCAAAAAGGAAAGAATTTACAGGATAATCTTAATCGTAATTTCGGCCAACCCAATCCAGAGGGTTATCGGAAAGCTTTGCGACTGATGAAACAAGCGGAAAAATTTAAAAGACCGGTTGTCACTTTTATCAACACAGCAGGGGCTTATCCGGGTATTGGAGCTGAAGAGCGCGGTCAAGGAGAAGCGATTGCCAGAAATTTGCTAGAAATGAGTGATCTTAAAGTTCCGATTATTGCTATTATCATTGGTGAAGGAGGCTCAGGTGGAGCACTAGCTTTAGCGGTTGCTGATAAGGTTTGGATGCTTGAGCATACGATGTATGCAGTACTTAGTCCAGAAGGTTTTGCTTCTATTCTCTGGAAGGACGGCAGCCGCTCAATTGAAGCCGCTGAACTAATGAAAATTACAGCTGGTGAATTGCTCAAAATGGAGGTTGTTGACAAGGTAATTCCTGAACATGGCTATTTTTCAAGTGAAATTATTCAAATGCTCAAGACCAATTTAATTGAAGAATTAAAGAATTTGGATCAATATCCTTTGAACGATTTACTTGAAAAACGTTACCAACGTTTTAGAAAGTATTAAAAATTAATCTCATCTTTAGGTGGGATTTTTCTATTTTTTTAAAAGGTTTTTTCACCCAAGAAAAGTCTTTTTAGATATGTTATAATTAAGAGATAAAAATAAAGGTGGAAAAAAGATGAGTAAATTGATTCCTGGGCGTGTCCGCAATGAGGGCATCCACTTTTATGAAAAAGATTTGGTCTCTATTCTAGAAGAAAAAGATAACTCACTATTAGTGCAGGTTGCTGATTATAAGATCCAATTTTCTCTTGAAGATGATTTAGTTTCTTGTCCTTGTAGCATGTTTCAAAAAAGAGGTTATTGTTCTCATTTAGCTGCAGTTGAACATTATTTGAAAAATCACCCCAAAGGTAAAAATTTGGCTGATAATTTGCTAGCTGATGAACAAAAACTTGAAGAAAGAAAAGAGAAAACTTCCTTTGGCAGCCTCTTCCTTGATGGTTTAAACATGAATGAAGATGATGATGTTAAATATCGTTTATCTGCTCAAGGCAGTCAAAGTCCTTTTTCTTCTGATTTTTGGTGGACTTTGAAAATCAATCGTTTACCCGATGAACGTTCTTATGTTATTCGTGATATAAAAGCTTTTTTATTATTGGTGAAGAAGGAATCTTATTATCAGATAGGAAAAAATTACTATGAACCGCTTTCCCTGCTGCAATTTGATACTGCCAGTCAGGAGTTAATTGAGTTTTTATGGCGCATTCTGCCAGATTCAAATCAAGTAGACACAGATTTTATTATGCCTAATCATTCCCGTAATCTAACTTTTACAAGCGGTTTTTTTGAAGAAGGAGTGACACTTTTAAACCAACTCTATGATTTCTCTTTTGAAGGAGAGCATCAGGATTATCATACTATTAATTTTGCAGAGTTGGATAGTTCCAATCAATTTTATCATTTTAAGATAGTTGTTCATCGTCAATCAATTGAGTTGATTATCAAAGAAAAAACAGCAACTTTTTTCTTTGATAATCACTATTTACTCTATCATAATACCTTTTATCATCTGAACAATAAGCAAAGAAAATTGGTAACTGCAATTAGAAGTCTGCCTTTAGAAAAAGACTTGGCAAAACATATTTATTTTGATTTTGAAGATCAGGCTAAATTAGCAGCAAGCCTTTTAGACTTTAAGACTCTTGGTGAAGTTGAAGCACCAGCAAGTTTTGATATTCGTGATTTTGATGTAGTATTTACGTTTAGTCTATTAGCTAATCGCGAAATTCTGTTGGAATTGACTTTTGATTATGGACAGATAAAAGTGTCCAATGTCAAGGGAAAAGAGGCTCTTCCTTTTGCTAGCAATTTTAAAAAAGAAAAGAAGATTGCTAATCTTTTGAAACAGTATGGCTTTTCACAAGGTTTTAGGTCTTATCATCCCCCTTTATTAGATGAAGAGCTTTATAACTTTTTTACAGAGACCTTAAGTCATTTTGAACGGTTTGGTAAGGTATTGCTTTCACCTTCTATTGAAGCGTTACGTTATCTTGAAAAACCTCAAATTGATATTAAGACCGAACAGGGATTGTTGGATATTTCTTTTGATTTTTCAACAATTTTTGAAAATGATATTGATAATGCCTTAACAGCACTTTTTGAAAATCATTCCTATTTTGTTAGTCAATCAGGGAAATTAATTATCTTTGATGAAGAAACCCAAAAGGTTAGTCAAGCGCTGCAAAATCTGCGTGCACAAAAACCTCATAATGGACATTTGCAGATTAATAAATTCGCAGCTTATCAAGTCTCTGAAACCCTTCAGAATATGGATAACGTTCACTTTTCAGAGGACTTCAGTCAATTAGTCAAAGATTTACGGCATCCAGAAGATTTTTCTTTACCAGAATTTGAAGTTAATGCCAGTTTACGTGATTATCAGGTCAGAGGTATTAAATGGATGTCTATGCTTGATAAGTACGGTTTTGGTGGTATTTTGGCTGATGATATGGGTTTGGGGAAAACTTTGCAGACCCTTTCTTTTTTAACAAGCCGCTTAGATAAAGATTCTAAAGTCTTGATTTTATCACCTTCGAGTTTGATTTATAATTGGCAAGATGAATGTCAAAAGTTCACCCCTCAGTTAGATGTTGCCGTCTCATACGGTTTAAAGGCGGTAAGAGATGAGATTATTGCAGAAAATCATCAAATTACAATTACTAGTTATGCATCATTCAGGCAAGATTTTAATCTCTATAATCAACTGAACTTTGACTATTTAATCTTAGATGAAGCTCAAGTTATGAAAAATACTCAGACTAAAATAGCGCAAAGTTTGCGTGCTTTTGATGTCAAAAATTGTTTTGCCTTATCAGGTACACCTATTGAAAATAAACTTTTGGAAATTTGGTCCATTTTTCAAATTGTCTTGCCTGGACTTTTACCCACTAAAAAAGAATTTCTTAAAATGGAACCACAAAGTGTGGCTCGCTATATCAGTCCTTTTATCATGCGCCGCCGCAAAGAGGATGTCCTGCCCGAATTGCCAGATTTGATTGAAATTAATTATCATAATGAATTGTTAGATAGTCAAAAGGCGATTTACTTGGCACAATTGCGTCAGATGCAAGACGGCATTCGTCATTCTTCTGATTCTGAAATTAATCGGCAAAAAATTGAAATTCTTTCAGGTATCACACGTCTACGTCAAATTTGCGATACGCCAAAACTTTTTATGAATTATGATGATGACAGTGGGAAATTGGCTAGTTTACGTGAGCTTCTACTACAGATTAAAGAAAATGGGCATCGAGCGCTTATCTTCTCTCAGTTTCGTGATATGCTTGATCTAGCAGAAAAAGAAATAGAGGCCTTGGGTTTAACGAGTTATAAGATGACGGGTTCAACTCCTGCTAATGAGCGTCAAGAAATGACGCATGCTTTTAATAATGGCAGTAAGGACACTTTTTTAATTTCCTTGAAAGCTGGCGGTGTCGGTCTTAACCTAACAGGAGCAGATACGGTCGTTTTGATTGATCTATGGTGGAATCCAGCCATTGAGATGCAGGCTATTAGCCGCGCTCATCGTATTGGTCAAAAAGAGAATGTTGAGGTTTACCGTATGATTACTCGAGGAACAATAGAAGAGAAAATTTTAGAACTTCAAGAAAGCAAGAAGAATTTAGTAACAACTGTGTTAGATGGAAATGAGAGTCGTGCCAGTATGAGTATTGAAGAAATAAAAGAAATTTTAGGAATTTCTTCATGATACCTTTTAAAAAAGTTATTTTTAGTTTATAATAGGAATGTTTCAGAAAGGATGTGAGTTAATGAGTCGTGAAAGAAAGTTTCCTTTAGTCGATGATAATGACGTTGTGGTTGCAGTTCCTAAAACAATGCGTTTATATGAAAACGAAGACTTGATTACAAATATCCACGGGCCTTATGAAGATAAGGTTTACAACGACGTAACTCAAGATTATCAGTTTATACCTGATAATCCTAATCCTCAGAAAGTAGCTTCAGACCGCCTTGTGACACAAAAGGCAGGAAAAACTTATGCCGAATTAGCGCGTGAAGAAGCCAGATGGGATCTAAAAAAGAAAAGACAATCTTTAATTGCAAATGATTACCCTAAATCGGTTTCTAGAACAAGTACCAAAAAATCTGAAAAAGCAATTAAGGCTCCTAAGAATGAGTTGGGACGTTTTTCCGATCATCTCCATCAAGATACTTATATCTTGGCTGAGCTTCCCAAAAATTATTCAGAGCCAAAAAATCCTTCTAGAAAAGAGAACAAAAAAAATAACTATGATTTCTTGAAAACGAGTCAAATTTATAATCAAAAAGAAAAGCAAGAATATCAAGAGCGTCATGTGGCCCAAGAACTAAATTTGGAACGCTTTGAAGATGTTAACTAGAGGAGAAGAGAAAAACATGTCTAAAACCATTCACTTTATTGGAATCAAAGGCTCAGGAATGAGTGCCTTGGCGCTGCTGCTTCATCAAATGGGGTATAAGGTACAAGGAAGTGATGTGGATAAGTATTATTTTACCCAACACGGATTGGAAAAAGCAGGAATTCCCATTCTACCTTTTGCGGAGTCCAATATCACTAATGATATGGAAATTATTGCTGGAAATGCTTTTAGAAAAGATAATAATATTGAAGTAGCCTATGCTCTCGAAAATGGTTACCATTTTAAACGTTACCATGAATTTTTAGGTGAATTTATGAATCAATTTACCAGTCTTGGCGTTGCCGGAGCCCATGGTAAGACCTCCACAACTGGACTTTTAGCTCATGTCTTGAAAAATATCACGGATACCAGTTATCTTATCGGTGATGGTACGGGACGTGGTTTAGCTAATAGTCAATATTTTGTTTTTGAATCAGATGAGTATGAGCGGCATTTTATGCCCTATCATCCCGAATACTCTATCATTACTAATATTGATTTTGATCATCCTGATTATTTCACTGGTGTTGATGATGTTTTTGCTGCTTTTAATGATTATGCGAAACAAGTCAAAAAAGGTCTTTTTGTTTACGGTGAAGATCCTTATTTACGCAAACTGACGTCTTCAGCTCCAATTTATTATTATGGTTTCAAAGATAATGATGATTTTGTTGCTTATGATATCATGCGCTCAACGAATGGTTCTGATTTCAAAGTAAGGCATGGACAAAATGAACTAGGAAGCTTTCATGTACCAGCCTTTGGTCGTCACAATGTTTTAAATGCGACGGCTGTTATTGCTAATTTGTATATTGCTGGTGTTGAGATGGATTTGGTTCGTCAGCATTTAAAAACTTTTTCAGGTGTTAAGCGACGCTTTTCTGAAAAATTAATTAATGATGTTACCATCATTGACGACTTTGCTCATCATCCAACGGAAATCATTGCAACACTTGATGCTGCTCGTCAGAAATATCCCTCTAAAGAAATTGTCGCCATTTTTCAACCGCATACTTTTACTAGGACAATTGCCCTTTTGGATGAATTTGCACAAGCTTTAAATGAAGCCGATAGTGTTTATTTAGCACAAATTTACGGCTCTGCACGTGAAGTTGATCATGGAGATGTGAAAGTAGAAGACTTAGCAGATAAAATTGTTAAACCTGCTAAAGTTATCACTGTTGACAATGTCTCTCCTCTTTTAGATCATCATAATGCTGTCTATGTCTTTATGGGGGCTGGTGATATTCAACTTTATGAACGTTCATTTGAAGAATTATTATCCAATTTAACTAAGAATACACGATAAAAGATCTCTTTACTTTTTAGTAAAGACTTTTTTTCTAAAGGAGGAGAAAAAGATGCTTATTCGACAAGTGACAATGGAAGATTTAGAAGATATCATCCGAATCGAAAATGATAATTTTTCAGCTGAAGAAGCAGCAACATCTCAAGCTTTAAAGGAGCGTATTGAAGTCATAGCAGATACTTTTTTGGTTGCTGAGCAAGATGATCAGATAGCTGGCTATGTTGAAGGGCCTGTTATCAACAGTCGTTACTTGACTGATGATTTATTCCATAAGGTTAAACCCAATCAAGAAAAGTCGGGTTATATTGCTGTTACAAGTCTTTCGGTTGATAAAGCATTTCAAAAACAAGGCGTTGGTACAACTTTACTAGCTGCTCTTAAAGATTTAACTGTGGCTCAAAACCGGCTGGGAATTCATTTAACCTGTCATGATTATTTGATTTCTTACTATGAGATGAATGGCTTTAGTAATGAAGGATTGTCAGAATCAACTCATGGAGGAACCGTTTGGTATAATATGATTTGGGAAAATCCTAAGATTTAGTTGTATGTTACACGGCTGTAATGTAAAATTGATAAAATTGCCTTTAAAGCGTTTTTAGGTTATAATAACTTT
This region of Streptococcus mutans genomic DNA includes:
- a CDS encoding GNAT family N-acetyltransferase, with protein sequence MLIRQVTMEDLEDIIRIENDNFSAEEAATSQALKERIEVIADTFLVAEQDDQIAGYVEGPVINSRYLTDDLFHKVKPNQEKSGYIAVTSLSVDKAFQKQGVGTTLLAALKDLTVAQNRLGIHLTCHDYLISYYEMNGFSNEGLSESTHGGTVWYNMIWENPKI
- the murC gene encoding UDP-N-acetylmuramate--L-alanine ligase; the protein is MSKTIHFIGIKGSGMSALALLLHQMGYKVQGSDVDKYYFTQHGLEKAGIPILPFAESNITNDMEIIAGNAFRKDNNIEVAYALENGYHFKRYHEFLGEFMNQFTSLGVAGAHGKTSTTGLLAHVLKNITDTSYLIGDGTGRGLANSQYFVFESDEYERHFMPYHPEYSIITNIDFDHPDYFTGVDDVFAAFNDYAKQVKKGLFVYGEDPYLRKLTSSAPIYYYGFKDNDDFVAYDIMRSTNGSDFKVRHGQNELGSFHVPAFGRHNVLNATAVIANLYIAGVEMDLVRQHLKTFSGVKRRFSEKLINDVTIIDDFAHHPTEIIATLDAARQKYPSKEIVAIFQPHTFTRTIALLDEFAQALNEADSVYLAQIYGSAREVDHGDVKVEDLADKIVKPAKVITVDNVSPLLDHHNAVYVFMGAGDIQLYERSFEELLSNLTKNTR
- the accD gene encoding acetyl-CoA carboxylase, carboxyltransferase subunit beta produces the protein MALFERKNKYIRINPQRSMKKTKERETPEVPDELFAKCPACKHMIYQKDLGLEKICPKCFYNFRISAKERLAITVDGDSFQEMFTGIKSKDPLNFPAYQEKLAATQAKTGLDEAVVTGTAEFTGQKAALAIMDSNFIMASMGTVVGEKITRLFEYAREERLPVVIFTASGGARMQEGIMSLMQMAKISAAVKRHSNAGLFYLTVLTDPTTGGVTASFAMEGDIILAEPQTLIGFAGRRVIETTVRETLPEGFQKAEFLLEHGFVDAIVKRTELKKTIAKLLAFHGGSK
- a CDS encoding acetyl-CoA carboxylase carboxyl transferase subunit alpha → MSDVSRILKEARSQSRLTTLDYAEQIFDDFMELHGDRHFADDGAIVGGIGLLDGQAVTVIGVQKGKNLQDNLNRNFGQPNPEGYRKALRLMKQAEKFKRPVVTFINTAGAYPGIGAEERGQGEAIARNLLEMSDLKVPIIAIIIGEGGSGGALALAVADKVWMLEHTMYAVLSPEGFASILWKDGSRSIEAAELMKITAGELLKMEVVDKVIPEHGYFSSEIIQMLKTNLIEELKNLDQYPLNDLLEKRYQRFRKY
- a CDS encoding DEAD/DEAH box helicase, producing MSKLIPGRVRNEGIHFYEKDLVSILEEKDNSLLVQVADYKIQFSLEDDLVSCPCSMFQKRGYCSHLAAVEHYLKNHPKGKNLADNLLADEQKLEERKEKTSFGSLFLDGLNMNEDDDVKYRLSAQGSQSPFSSDFWWTLKINRLPDERSYVIRDIKAFLLLVKKESYYQIGKNYYEPLSLLQFDTASQELIEFLWRILPDSNQVDTDFIMPNHSRNLTFTSGFFEEGVTLLNQLYDFSFEGEHQDYHTINFAELDSSNQFYHFKIVVHRQSIELIIKEKTATFFFDNHYLLYHNTFYHLNNKQRKLVTAIRSLPLEKDLAKHIYFDFEDQAKLAASLLDFKTLGEVEAPASFDIRDFDVVFTFSLLANREILLELTFDYGQIKVSNVKGKEALPFASNFKKEKKIANLLKQYGFSQGFRSYHPPLLDEELYNFFTETLSHFERFGKVLLSPSIEALRYLEKPQIDIKTEQGLLDISFDFSTIFENDIDNALTALFENHSYFVSQSGKLIIFDEETQKVSQALQNLRAQKPHNGHLQINKFAAYQVSETLQNMDNVHFSEDFSQLVKDLRHPEDFSLPEFEVNASLRDYQVRGIKWMSMLDKYGFGGILADDMGLGKTLQTLSFLTSRLDKDSKVLILSPSSLIYNWQDECQKFTPQLDVAVSYGLKAVRDEIIAENHQITITSYASFRQDFNLYNQLNFDYLILDEAQVMKNTQTKIAQSLRAFDVKNCFALSGTPIENKLLEIWSIFQIVLPGLLPTKKEFLKMEPQSVARYISPFIMRRRKEDVLPELPDLIEINYHNELLDSQKAIYLAQLRQMQDGIRHSSDSEINRQKIEILSGITRLRQICDTPKLFMNYDDDSGKLASLRELLLQIKENGHRALIFSQFRDMLDLAEKEIEALGLTSYKMTGSTPANERQEMTHAFNNGSKDTFLISLKAGGVGLNLTGADTVVLIDLWWNPAIEMQAISRAHRIGQKENVEVYRMITRGTIEEKILELQESKKNLVTTVLDGNESRASMSIEEIKEILGISS